In Microbacterium paraoxydans, the following are encoded in one genomic region:
- a CDS encoding DUF1156 domain-containing protein, which yields MELADEPRQELTLATFADLVAGVYDRILADGGDHEWATAVTSLLGLAVGKMAQFSSSMAIWRVQPQAKAEAALSTHNLPMTWDFPEVNVFGGSVGDWLGMVKTMLRALPYAALGGAPAAVRRADARVATLDQPGLVATDPPYFDAIGYADISDFFYVWHRRALRKVHPDLYSTVAAPKAGELTAVASRHGNSKQEATNYFVQGFTETFGNLERSSAPGLPMLVVYASKEQKAGKGEETRWSAILSAMIAADLEITGSWPIRGTTEARMVSAGTNAVASYIVMVCRPRGVESLTCSLSDFNRALRRELSTAVRDLQAASILPVDLAQAAMGPGMQIFSRYRAVLDQAGQRVQVDQALRMINQALAEVLDEQEGDLDPESRFAVRWWESHGWAPAAFGEADKAVRPLGISVDDVVRAQVATSQANKVQLLGNGGLDRQWSPANDSRPTAWEAVHHLADRLIDGGGELASAKLMARLSDLHDPAMALAYRLHDIAARKGRTTDQERYNALINSWAELVRLSGDGRTTAEGLF from the coding sequence GTGGAGCTCGCTGATGAACCCCGCCAGGAGTTGACGCTCGCGACATTCGCGGACCTGGTTGCCGGGGTTTACGACCGGATCCTGGCGGACGGCGGTGACCACGAGTGGGCGACGGCAGTCACATCGCTGCTCGGTCTCGCTGTCGGCAAGATGGCGCAGTTCTCCTCGTCAATGGCCATTTGGCGCGTTCAACCGCAGGCAAAGGCTGAAGCAGCGCTTTCAACACACAACCTACCGATGACCTGGGATTTTCCTGAGGTCAACGTGTTTGGAGGATCGGTCGGGGATTGGCTCGGTATGGTCAAGACCATGCTCCGAGCGTTGCCGTACGCAGCGCTCGGCGGCGCGCCCGCCGCCGTTCGCAGGGCGGACGCTCGAGTCGCAACACTTGACCAACCGGGACTTGTCGCCACGGATCCGCCGTACTTCGACGCGATTGGGTACGCGGATATCTCGGACTTCTTCTATGTTTGGCATCGGAGAGCGCTACGAAAGGTGCACCCCGACCTCTACTCGACTGTTGCCGCCCCGAAGGCAGGCGAGCTAACTGCAGTCGCTTCGCGGCATGGCAACAGCAAGCAGGAAGCGACGAACTACTTCGTTCAGGGGTTTACCGAGACCTTCGGGAACCTCGAAAGGTCGTCGGCACCGGGCCTTCCGATGCTTGTGGTCTATGCCTCAAAAGAGCAAAAGGCGGGAAAGGGCGAGGAGACTCGGTGGTCGGCAATCCTCTCCGCCATGATCGCCGCCGACCTCGAGATCACTGGTTCATGGCCGATCCGCGGAACTACAGAAGCACGTATGGTCTCCGCGGGCACCAACGCCGTGGCTTCATACATCGTCATGGTCTGCCGGCCCAGGGGTGTCGAATCACTCACGTGCTCGCTCAGCGATTTCAACCGTGCCCTACGGCGTGAGCTGTCGACCGCCGTCCGCGACCTTCAGGCGGCATCGATACTCCCCGTCGACCTCGCTCAGGCCGCCATGGGCCCGGGAATGCAGATCTTCTCCCGCTACAGGGCGGTCCTTGACCAAGCAGGCCAGCGCGTTCAGGTGGACCAAGCGCTTCGGATGATCAATCAAGCACTCGCCGAGGTCCTCGACGAGCAGGAAGGCGATCTCGATCCGGAATCGCGGTTCGCAGTTCGTTGGTGGGAGAGCCACGGTTGGGCGCCGGCAGCATTCGGCGAGGCTGATAAGGCTGTGCGCCCTCTGGGAATAAGTGTTGATGACGTCGTTCGTGCTCAAGTGGCAACAAGCCAGGCCAATAAGGTGCAACTTCTCGGAAATGGTGGCTTGGACAGGCAGTGGAGTCCGGCGAACGATTCGCGACCGACGGCGTGGGAGGCTGTGCATCACCTTGCCGACCGCCTGATCGACGGTGGCGGCGAACTCGCCTCGGCCAAGTTGATGGCTCGGTTGTCCGACCTACACGACCCGGCGATGGCGCTGGCCTACCGATTGCACGATATTGCTGCACGCAAAGGTCGAACCACAGATCAGGAACGGTACAACGCGCTGATCAACTCCTGGGCTGAACTTGTTCGGCTCAGCGGGGACGGACGCACGACTGCGGAAGGGCTCTTCTGA
- a CDS encoding AIPR family protein, with amino-acid sequence MSNEVVLVDQFLKAAQDSRDTPLPDDVAFEVFAAATVLSGQNLSDEEIEAGRIGGGLDGGLDAVYTFLDGRLLSEDSDVFEDGFKPSEVRKGAEISLWLIQAKRSEGFGEDAFDKVNASTKKLLDLNFTDEQLAGIYSADVIARVRLFTRAWTLLSIRSPRISITFAYVSRGDTTSASAGVTQKVADTRAALSSLVIGSDVEARLVGARELWAMASATPEYDLQLRFRDYISEGDSYAGLVSLPEYFRFLSDESGALRGHLFDWNVRDFQGAVTVNRQMQATLEADDERDFWWLNNGVTILCSGVNIGGEKTFTLSGVQIVNGMQTSHAIHDVLTATGVDLERHKRRSVQVRVIKTLDEATRDDVIRATNSQTKVPDASLHATEDLHRQIESHFAAKGWYYDRRKNFYKNAGKPADKIISIATLGQAVMAIGLSRPDDARARPSTLLNNEADYAAVFNPSLSLDVYLWVATVQRRVDSALLTEAVAADASTRTNTRFYVSSFLGRVDQEVPLLGG; translated from the coding sequence ATGAGCAATGAGGTTGTCCTTGTCGATCAGTTCCTCAAGGCGGCGCAGGACAGTCGAGATACGCCCCTGCCCGATGACGTTGCGTTCGAAGTGTTCGCTGCTGCGACGGTCCTTAGCGGGCAGAACCTCAGCGACGAGGAGATCGAAGCGGGCAGGATCGGCGGAGGACTGGACGGCGGGCTTGACGCCGTCTACACCTTCCTCGACGGCCGCCTCCTCAGCGAGGACTCTGACGTGTTTGAGGACGGCTTCAAGCCGAGCGAAGTGAGAAAGGGCGCCGAGATTTCCCTGTGGCTCATCCAGGCGAAGCGCTCGGAGGGATTCGGCGAGGACGCATTCGACAAGGTGAACGCGAGCACGAAGAAGCTGCTCGACCTGAACTTCACCGACGAGCAGCTGGCTGGGATCTATTCGGCCGATGTCATCGCGCGTGTTCGCTTGTTTACCAGGGCGTGGACGTTGCTCAGTATCCGGTCGCCACGCATCTCGATCACGTTCGCATATGTGTCACGCGGCGACACCACGAGCGCGTCAGCGGGTGTTACACAGAAGGTCGCCGACACCCGCGCGGCGCTCTCCTCGCTGGTCATTGGGTCAGATGTCGAGGCGCGCCTCGTGGGCGCGAGGGAGCTGTGGGCGATGGCGAGCGCCACGCCTGAGTATGACCTCCAGCTCCGGTTCCGGGACTACATCTCGGAAGGCGACTCCTATGCCGGTCTCGTCTCGCTACCCGAGTACTTCCGATTCCTTTCTGACGAGTCGGGGGCACTCCGCGGTCATTTGTTCGATTGGAACGTTCGCGACTTCCAGGGCGCAGTCACCGTGAACAGGCAGATGCAGGCAACTCTCGAAGCCGACGATGAGCGAGACTTCTGGTGGCTAAACAACGGGGTAACGATCCTGTGTTCAGGGGTGAATATCGGCGGGGAGAAGACCTTCACTCTGTCGGGTGTGCAGATCGTCAATGGCATGCAGACCTCGCATGCCATCCACGATGTCCTTACCGCGACCGGCGTCGACCTTGAGCGCCACAAGCGGCGATCTGTCCAGGTCAGAGTAATCAAGACCCTCGACGAGGCCACTCGTGACGACGTGATCCGAGCGACCAACAGTCAAACGAAGGTTCCAGACGCGTCGCTGCATGCGACCGAGGATCTCCACCGCCAGATCGAGTCGCACTTCGCCGCGAAGGGCTGGTACTACGACCGCCGAAAGAACTTCTACAAGAACGCCGGAAAGCCAGCCGACAAGATCATCAGCATCGCCACACTCGGGCAGGCCGTGATGGCGATTGGACTGAGCCGACCTGATGATGCGCGTGCACGCCCGTCGACATTGCTCAACAACGAGGCAGACTATGCAGCGGTCTTCAACCCATCTCTGAGTCTGGACGTATACCTTTGGGTAGCAACCGTTCAGCGTAGAGTCGATTCGGCTCTCTTGACCGAAGCAGTTGCCGCCGATGCCTCTACTCGAACGAACACACGCTTTTACGTCAGCAGCTTCCTAGGGCGTGTTGATCAAGAGGTTCCGCTCCTCGGTGGGTGA
- a CDS encoding transposase codes for MWAVLEPLMPVPVGRSRPWTDHRLAVEGMAWKYRTGAPWRDVPERFGKWNSIYKRFARALQAVRGGEPNSQVRAPSGEPMLLLRRPEELHLVPRRGHHGRTPLDRE; via the coding sequence GTGTGGGCTGTTCTGGAGCCGCTGATGCCGGTGCCGGTTGGCAGGTCGCGGCCGTGGACGGATCATCGTCTCGCGGTCGAGGGCATGGCCTGGAAGTACCGCACGGGGGCGCCCTGGCGGGATGTGCCGGAGCGGTTCGGGAAGTGGAACTCGATCTACAAGCGGTTCGCGCGCGCCCTACAAGCTGTCCGAGGTGGAGAACCGAACTCTCAAGTCCGAGCACCCTCAGGAGAACCGATGCTCCTTCTGCGTCGGCCAGAAGAACTACACCTGGTACCCCGTCGAGGACATCACGGTCGTACGCCGCTGGACCGCGAGTAG
- a CDS encoding DUF499 domain-containing protein: MAALSNKERVGRVLDLVVEGLGPWMIGLLEAKHGGSWAAEVGRTAGLTGRDGSPSPTDPAYLFWVFDKQWHQVFKEQLTFEDKRVISALWDARKEWAHGERISSERTERVLMDGEHILRSIGAAQHADKADEMRREFRRLMFEEDQKRLQRAQERALSVQVDSTGLPAWRDVIEPHDDVARGTFELAQFAADLRQVHQGVAGPEYGDPVEFFGRTYLTRGLRYLLEQAIKRLSGGGGEPVIDLMTTFGGGKTHSLLAVYHAAAGVPAEQLLGMRELLDGIGVAELPASVNRAVLVGNDLSILGMPKPEGITVNTLWGELAYQLGGVDGYELLKRYDEQSVPPTTTALADLFEKYGPCIILIDEWVAYLRQLWSREKVAPAGTFDGHMTFVQSLTEAVKAVPTALLVVSLPASDVVRDMQGAETPTENEHEVGGTAGLEALRHLRSVIHRLESAWQPATIEESFEIVRRRIFKPFGREQDAARDLVVHKYMDHYVRYGSDVPSEVMQPGYRASMRTAYPIHPELFDRLYKDWSTLERFQRTRGVLRLMATVVYALWTSGDRSPMILPASIPLDNAKVFDELANHLDDSWKPIVDADVAGETSTANIVDSDIKILGRSMATKRAARCVFLGTAPMANLRNRDGSAATIRGIEQKRVVLGSTYPGDNPAHVADGLRRLGDLGKYMNRDQDRYWLSLQQTVAQIVQERADSYHEEQVFDELAQVVRQETDKGLFERVHRLPHGSIDVEDDPGIGLVIFGPDRPFSKRGRSVAEDAAIEFLTKRGTNARIHKNSLVFLAPEVDRIDILLNAVRQRMAWEYILENRDSLNLDQHNIKVAESRVAQQKQTVKDAIREAYRWILVPTQEPGAAEIELESILMNGDGTLAARVTKKADAGEFVVRTFSPSLLRMQINRLNLWREKPYVPLDVLVGYFSQYVYMPKVVQPKVVIDAVWHLDDALVVELDGFAYADSYEDGRFSGLTMKAPAAVRQGGLLVDPVIATHQIEADTRVTEGQSGEGEQGGTGTATGGSGTSSPGTDSGAPGTTTSSGGGRAAATAPTRFHATKNLTVNRVVRDAGQIYEEIVSHFVTAGVPVRVSIDIESEQLAKLSDDQRSAIRENLKTLGFGDDDWSMD; encoded by the coding sequence ATGGCGGCACTTTCAAACAAGGAACGCGTTGGACGGGTACTCGACCTCGTGGTTGAAGGGCTCGGCCCGTGGATGATCGGGCTCCTTGAAGCCAAGCACGGCGGCAGCTGGGCCGCCGAGGTCGGGCGAACGGCTGGCCTCACCGGGCGTGACGGCTCACCGAGTCCCACAGACCCCGCGTACCTGTTCTGGGTTTTCGACAAGCAGTGGCATCAGGTCTTCAAGGAGCAGCTCACTTTCGAGGACAAACGAGTGATCTCTGCACTGTGGGATGCCCGCAAGGAGTGGGCGCACGGAGAGCGAATCTCGTCGGAGCGCACCGAGCGGGTGCTCATGGACGGCGAGCACATCCTCCGGTCGATCGGTGCTGCTCAGCACGCGGACAAGGCCGATGAGATGCGTCGAGAGTTCCGCCGACTCATGTTCGAGGAGGACCAGAAGCGGCTCCAGCGCGCCCAGGAGCGGGCCCTCTCAGTGCAAGTCGACTCGACTGGTCTCCCCGCATGGCGCGACGTCATTGAACCTCACGACGATGTCGCCCGCGGCACGTTCGAGTTGGCCCAGTTCGCCGCAGACCTGCGTCAGGTGCACCAGGGCGTGGCCGGCCCCGAGTACGGCGACCCTGTGGAGTTCTTCGGTCGCACCTACCTCACTCGCGGCCTGCGCTACCTTCTAGAGCAGGCGATCAAGCGCCTCAGTGGCGGAGGTGGAGAACCGGTCATCGACCTGATGACGACCTTCGGTGGCGGCAAGACGCACTCGCTGCTGGCCGTCTACCACGCAGCAGCAGGAGTACCCGCTGAGCAGCTGCTGGGGATGCGGGAGCTGCTCGACGGCATTGGCGTCGCGGAGCTTCCCGCCAGCGTCAATCGTGCGGTCCTTGTCGGCAACGACCTCTCAATCCTGGGGATGCCAAAGCCCGAGGGCATCACCGTCAACACACTGTGGGGCGAGCTGGCGTACCAGCTCGGGGGCGTCGACGGGTACGAACTCCTGAAGCGGTACGACGAGCAGTCGGTGCCACCAACGACCACCGCGTTAGCCGACCTCTTCGAGAAGTACGGGCCGTGCATCATCCTCATCGACGAGTGGGTAGCGTATCTGCGCCAGCTCTGGTCACGTGAGAAGGTCGCGCCCGCCGGGACGTTCGACGGCCACATGACCTTCGTGCAGTCGCTGACCGAGGCAGTGAAGGCCGTCCCGACCGCGCTCCTCGTAGTCTCGCTCCCGGCGTCCGACGTCGTCCGCGACATGCAGGGAGCCGAGACGCCGACCGAGAACGAGCACGAGGTTGGCGGCACCGCGGGCCTGGAGGCATTGCGACACCTCCGCTCCGTGATCCACCGTCTGGAGTCTGCCTGGCAGCCGGCGACGATCGAGGAGTCGTTCGAGATCGTCAGGCGGCGCATCTTCAAGCCGTTCGGACGAGAACAAGACGCCGCGCGCGACCTCGTCGTTCACAAGTACATGGACCACTACGTGCGCTACGGCTCGGATGTGCCAAGCGAGGTCATGCAGCCCGGCTACCGCGCATCGATGCGCACCGCCTACCCGATCCACCCGGAGCTGTTCGATCGGCTCTACAAGGACTGGTCGACCCTGGAGCGCTTCCAGCGCACCCGCGGCGTACTGCGCCTCATGGCGACGGTCGTCTACGCCCTCTGGACGAGCGGTGACCGATCACCGATGATCCTCCCCGCTTCGATCCCGCTCGACAACGCGAAGGTCTTCGACGAGTTGGCCAACCATCTCGACGACTCCTGGAAACCGATCGTGGACGCTGACGTCGCAGGCGAGACCTCGACGGCCAACATCGTGGACAGCGACATCAAGATCCTCGGCCGGTCCATGGCGACCAAACGCGCCGCTCGTTGTGTGTTCCTCGGCACCGCTCCGATGGCCAACCTCCGCAATCGCGACGGCAGCGCCGCGACCATCCGCGGTATCGAACAGAAGCGCGTAGTGCTCGGTTCGACCTACCCGGGCGACAACCCCGCGCACGTCGCTGACGGTTTGCGACGACTCGGCGACCTCGGCAAGTACATGAACCGGGACCAGGACCGGTACTGGCTGTCGCTGCAGCAGACCGTCGCGCAGATCGTGCAGGAGCGCGCCGACTCCTACCACGAGGAGCAGGTGTTCGACGAGCTGGCGCAGGTCGTCCGCCAGGAGACCGATAAGGGCCTGTTCGAGCGCGTGCATCGATTGCCGCACGGCAGCATCGACGTCGAGGACGACCCGGGCATCGGTCTCGTGATCTTCGGACCCGACCGTCCCTTCTCGAAGCGCGGGCGCTCCGTGGCTGAGGACGCGGCGATCGAGTTCCTGACGAAGCGCGGCACCAACGCGCGCATCCACAAGAACTCTCTCGTCTTCCTCGCTCCCGAGGTCGACCGCATCGACATCCTGCTCAATGCCGTGCGCCAGCGGATGGCATGGGAGTACATACTCGAGAACCGCGATTCGCTGAACCTCGACCAGCACAACATCAAAGTCGCCGAGTCACGCGTTGCCCAGCAGAAGCAGACGGTGAAGGACGCGATCCGCGAGGCCTACCGCTGGATTCTCGTTCCGACTCAGGAGCCCGGCGCCGCCGAGATCGAGCTGGAGTCGATTCTAATGAACGGCGACGGCACACTCGCTGCGCGCGTGACCAAGAAGGCCGACGCAGGCGAGTTCGTCGTTCGCACTTTCTCGCCGTCACTTCTCCGTATGCAGATCAACCGGCTGAACCTGTGGCGCGAGAAGCCGTACGTGCCACTCGACGTCTTGGTCGGGTACTTCAGCCAGTACGTCTACATGCCGAAGGTCGTGCAGCCGAAGGTCGTCATCGACGCCGTGTGGCACCTTGACGACGCCCTCGTCGTGGAACTCGACGGCTTCGCCTACGCCGACTCGTACGAGGACGGCAGATTCAGCGGCCTGACCATGAAGGCTCCTGCTGCTGTACGGCAAGGAGGGCTGCTCGTCGACCCTGTTATCGCGACCCATCAGATCGAAGCTGACACTAGGGTCACCGAGGGTCAGAGTGGCGAAGGCGAGCAAGGCGGGACGGGCACTGCGACGGGCGGATCGGGAACGTCGTCGCCCGGCACGGATTCAGGAGCGCCGGGAACGACGACGAGTTCGGGGGGCGGGCGTGCAGCGGCCACCGCGCCAACGCGATTCCACGCGACGAAGAACCTCACCGTGAACCGCGTCGTGCGCGACGCCGGGCAGATCTACGAGGAGATCGTGTCGCACTTCGTCACGGCCGGCGTCCCGGTGCGCGTCTCGATCGACATCGAGTCCGAGCAGCTCGCCAAGCTCAGCGACGACCAGCGCTCGGCGATCCGCGAGAACCTCAAGACCCTCGGCTTCGGCGACGACGACTGGTCGATGGACTGA
- a CDS encoding 5-oxoprolinase subunit PxpA, protein MDINADLGESFGAYRYGNDDELMPLITSANIACGFHAGDPASMREAVRSAIEHGVAIGAHVGLPDRLGFGRREIDISVADAYDYTLYQLAALDGFVRAAGARMRHVKPHGALYMMASKSPDLAEGISAAVRDFDPTLAMYVLPGSHAEHAAESAGLAVRREFFADRPYEGSDVVMFGWTYDQLGGEQGAASRVAAMLGNRAFGSVETICVHSDTDEAPELVRAVRSALRHRQVAVGLSAPRAEGE, encoded by the coding sequence ATGGACATCAACGCCGATCTCGGCGAGAGCTTCGGCGCGTACCGGTATGGCAACGATGACGAGCTGATGCCGCTCATCACGTCCGCCAACATCGCGTGCGGGTTTCACGCGGGCGACCCGGCGAGCATGCGCGAGGCAGTGCGGAGCGCGATCGAGCACGGGGTAGCGATCGGAGCGCACGTGGGCCTTCCCGACCGGCTCGGCTTCGGCCGACGCGAGATCGACATCAGCGTTGCAGACGCGTACGACTACACCCTGTACCAGTTGGCCGCGCTCGACGGGTTCGTACGGGCGGCCGGAGCTCGGATGCGCCACGTCAAGCCGCACGGCGCGCTCTACATGATGGCGTCGAAGAGCCCCGATCTTGCGGAGGGGATCAGTGCGGCCGTCCGCGACTTCGACCCCACGCTGGCGATGTACGTGCTGCCCGGTTCCCACGCCGAGCACGCCGCGGAGAGCGCCGGGCTTGCCGTACGGCGGGAGTTCTTTGCGGACCGCCCGTACGAGGGCAGCGACGTCGTCATGTTCGGGTGGACCTACGATCAACTCGGCGGTGAGCAGGGTGCTGCCTCCCGCGTCGCAGCGATGCTGGGCAACCGCGCCTTCGGATCCGTCGAGACGATCTGTGTGCACAGCGATACGGACGAAGCCCCGGAGCTTGTGCGAGCTGTCCGATCTGCTTTGCGTCACCGGCAGGTCGCGGTCGGGCTGTCCGCACCTCGAGCGGAGGGCGAGTAG
- a CDS encoding ISL3 family transposase → MLHPTSGCASARSAADPCSRCDVLLGLPDVHVERVDRRDGLLVVTVSTPAAPTGCPSCGVVATGRGRRRRVLHDVPATTRVRIVWRQRVWRCDEVGCARRTFVEQLPGLVARRGSITTRAVGWAIGQLRREHATVHGIARQLGTSWKTVWRAVEPELERLAADESRFENVTTLGVDEHIWHHVDPRKRGPKELTGMVDLSRDADGKTRARLLDLVPGRSGKAYASWLAERGEAFRQNVKVAALDPFAGYKTAIDDQLEDATAVLDAFHVVKLGTAAVDEVRRRVQQDTLGHRGRTGDPLYGIQTILRAGAENLTEKQRTRLAAAIEADPAHDEVFVAWQCAQQLRSAYHQKDLAEGRQIAEKVVDTFHTCPIPEIARLGRTLRRWRAAFLAYFTTGRSSNGGTEAVNGIIELHRRLARGFRNRDNYRLRMLLAAGGLTP, encoded by the coding sequence GTGCTTCACCCTACTTCGGGGTGCGCTTCCGCGCGCTCTGCCGCTGATCCGTGTTCCCGCTGCGACGTTCTGCTGGGTCTTCCCGATGTCCATGTCGAGCGCGTCGACCGTCGCGACGGGCTGCTGGTGGTGACGGTCTCGACGCCAGCGGCGCCGACCGGCTGCCCCTCGTGTGGGGTCGTCGCGACCGGCCGCGGACGCCGTCGACGGGTGCTTCATGATGTGCCCGCGACGACGCGGGTGCGGATCGTATGGCGGCAGCGGGTCTGGCGGTGCGACGAGGTGGGATGCGCGCGGCGGACGTTCGTGGAGCAGCTCCCGGGTCTGGTCGCCCGGCGCGGGTCGATCACCACGCGCGCCGTCGGCTGGGCGATCGGGCAGCTGCGCCGCGAGCACGCCACCGTGCACGGTATCGCCCGTCAGCTCGGCACGTCGTGGAAGACGGTGTGGCGCGCTGTCGAGCCTGAGTTGGAGCGGCTCGCGGCCGACGAGTCCCGATTCGAGAACGTCACCACGCTCGGTGTCGATGAGCACATCTGGCATCACGTCGACCCCCGCAAGCGCGGTCCGAAGGAGCTTACCGGGATGGTCGATCTGAGCCGCGACGCGGACGGGAAGACGCGGGCCAGGCTGCTCGACCTGGTGCCGGGCCGCTCCGGGAAGGCCTACGCGTCCTGGCTCGCCGAACGCGGCGAAGCGTTCCGGCAGAACGTGAAAGTCGCGGCTCTTGACCCGTTCGCCGGCTACAAGACCGCGATCGACGACCAGCTCGAAGACGCCACGGCCGTGCTGGACGCATTCCACGTCGTCAAGCTCGGCACCGCCGCCGTCGACGAGGTCCGCCGCCGCGTCCAGCAGGACACCCTCGGGCATCGCGGTCGGACCGGCGACCCGCTCTACGGGATCCAGACCATCCTCCGCGCCGGCGCCGAGAACCTCACCGAGAAGCAGCGGACCAGGCTCGCGGCAGCGATCGAGGCCGACCCCGCGCACGACGAGGTGTTCGTCGCATGGCAGTGCGCCCAGCAACTGCGTTCCGCCTACCACCAGAAGGACCTCGCCGAGGGCCGCCAGATCGCGGAGAAGGTCGTCGACACATTCCACACCTGCCCGATCCCCGAGATCGCCCGCCTCGGCCGCACCCTCCGCCGCTGGCGAGCCGCGTTCCTGGCCTACTTCACGACCGGACGATCATCGAACGGCGGCACTGAGGCCGTGAACGGGATCATCGAGCTGCACCGCCGCCTCGCCCGCGGCTTCCGCAACCGCGACAACTACCGGCTCCGCATGCTCCTCGCCGCCGGCGGACTCACCCCATGA
- a CDS encoding amidase, with the protein MPQNHNVEELTIARFHEGIRTGQLTSRALTQWYLDRIAAHNVDGAAINAVVTVNPSALAEAEARDAAFSASGQLTGPLHGVPILVKDQAETAGIATSFGSAAFADYIPEADARVVALLRAAGAVILAKTAMCDFAAGWFSSSSRTGHTRNAYDPARDSGGSSAGTGAGVSADFGLVGVGEDTGGSIRIPASFNNIYGLRVTTGLISRTGFSPLVHFQDTPGPMARTVEDLATLLEVMVGYDPADEYTAVAATEPSVGGYAAAVVDAPPMSQWCVGVLETAFGSGGDAEEVNRVVRDAIAAMADAGATIVEGLEIDGLPEWISDTSVYRQSRSDLNRFLGSRKGPVSSFDELNDLIPAIAAGPEQVEGDAEVTRLRLNQEHFRRLLRTLFADSGAALIVYPTVQVPAPTHDGLRSGEYTALTFPTNTVIASQAGFPAVSIPVGFTESGLAVGLEVLGTPFTEQRLLQFAAALAPLVDARRAPVLG; encoded by the coding sequence ATGCCCCAGAACCACAACGTCGAAGAGCTCACCATCGCTCGCTTCCACGAAGGGATACGCACGGGGCAGCTGACCTCGCGCGCGCTCACCCAGTGGTACCTCGACCGCATCGCGGCACACAACGTCGACGGGGCCGCGATCAACGCCGTGGTCACGGTCAATCCGTCGGCGCTCGCCGAGGCGGAGGCGCGGGACGCCGCGTTCTCCGCCTCGGGGCAGCTCACCGGCCCGCTCCACGGCGTCCCGATCCTGGTGAAGGATCAGGCCGAGACGGCGGGCATCGCCACGTCGTTCGGATCGGCCGCCTTCGCCGATTACATCCCCGAGGCCGACGCGCGGGTCGTCGCGCTGCTGCGCGCGGCCGGCGCGGTTATCCTCGCCAAGACGGCCATGTGCGACTTCGCGGCCGGCTGGTTCTCGTCGTCGTCGCGGACGGGCCACACGCGCAACGCGTACGACCCGGCGCGCGACTCGGGCGGGTCCAGCGCAGGCACCGGCGCGGGTGTCTCGGCCGACTTCGGCCTCGTGGGCGTGGGCGAAGACACCGGCGGCTCTATCCGCATCCCCGCGTCGTTCAACAACATCTACGGTCTGCGGGTGACGACCGGCCTGATCAGCCGCACCGGGTTCTCGCCGCTCGTCCACTTCCAGGACACCCCCGGTCCGATGGCGCGCACGGTCGAGGACCTCGCGACGCTCCTCGAGGTGATGGTGGGGTACGACCCCGCCGACGAGTACACGGCGGTGGCCGCCACGGAGCCGTCGGTCGGCGGATACGCCGCGGCCGTCGTCGACGCGCCGCCCATGTCGCAGTGGTGTGTCGGGGTGCTCGAGACCGCGTTCGGCAGTGGGGGCGACGCCGAAGAGGTCAACCGGGTGGTGCGCGACGCGATCGCGGCGATGGCGGATGCGGGTGCGACGATCGTCGAGGGCCTCGAGATCGACGGCCTGCCGGAGTGGATCTCCGACACGTCGGTCTACAGGCAGTCGCGGAGCGACCTGAACCGCTTCCTCGGGTCACGGAAAGGCCCCGTCTCCTCTTTCGATGAGCTGAACGACCTCATCCCCGCGATCGCAGCCGGGCCTGAACAGGTCGAGGGCGATGCCGAGGTGACACGCCTCCGCCTCAACCAGGAGCACTTCCGCCGCCTGCTGCGCACGCTCTTCGCCGACTCGGGTGCCGCCCTGATCGTCTATCCCACCGTGCAGGTGCCGGCGCCGACGCATGACGGGCTCCGCTCGGGCGAGTACACCGCCCTCACGTTCCCCACCAACACGGTCATCGCCTCGCAAGCGGGCTTCCCCGCCGTCTCGATCCCGGTCGGGTTCACCGAGAGCGGGCTCGCGGTCGGGCTCGAAGTGCTGGGCACGCCGTTCACCGAGCAGCGCCTGCTGCAGTTCGCGGCTGCCCTCGCCCCGCTCGTCGACGCGCGTCGGGCGCCGGTCCTTGGCTGA